The following are encoded in a window of Scleropages formosus chromosome 7, fSclFor1.1, whole genome shotgun sequence genomic DNA:
- the tradd gene encoding tumor necrosis factor receptor type 1-associated DEATH domain protein, which produces MEIIDEKKMTTKGLGDVWTGCVFLFLESTSPKVSLPAVYKDPQKKFGLFKVIKLTLSDTAGGLQGYEILKLHDADPYLGVEIKFVDCDVCRRFLESYAAGAVSQFFTQHALRVLSGSEDFTVDTQLKAGTEVLDQCLTNQELCLDHIHSLQPVRLRDDEVTQLERQLQNLTLCDPCNSQPSRLDPCNSQPTRKETPIVPSNCFLFQKKLFDDRQLTPADHQRFATSIGRDWKKVGRALQKTCRALKGPAIDNLAFEYEREGLYEQAYQLLSRFIQAEGRNARLSRLVKALEETKLIGVAEIMLDLQPKE; this is translated from the exons ATGGAAATAATTGACGAAAAG AAAATGACCACAAAAGGTTTGGGTGATGTCTGGACTGGGTGTGTTTTCCTCTTCCTGGAGTCTACCTCTCCTAAGGTCAGCTTGCCTGCTGTCTACAAGGATCCGCAAAAGAAGTTTGGCCTTTTCAAAGTCATCAAGCTGACGTTGTCAG ACACAGCAGGTGGCCTGCAGGGCTACGAGATCCTCAAGCTGCATGACGCTGACCCCTATCTGGGTGTGGAGATTAAGTTTGTGGACTGTGATGTGTGCCGAAGGTTCCTGGAGAGCTACGCTGCTGGTGCTGTCAGCCAATTCTTCACACAGCACGCTCTCCGGgtcctctcaggctcagaggacTTCACAGTAGACACTCAGCTTAAGGCTGGCACTGAGGTGTTGGATCAGTGCCTGACTAACCAGGAGCTCTGCCTAGATCACATCCACTCCTTACAG CCTGTCCGCCTGCGGGATGATGAAGTGACCCAGCTGGAACGGCAACTTCAAAATTTGACTCTGTGTGATCCCTGCAACAGTCAACCATCCAGGCTGGATCCTTGCAACAGTCAACCAACCAGGAAGGAAACGCCCATCGTGCCTAGTAACTGCTTCCTGTTTCAGAAAAAGTTGTTTG ATGACCGCCAGTTAACACCGGCTGATCATCAGCGCTTTGCTACCAGCATCGGACGGGACTGGAAAAAGGTAGGCCGTGCTCTGCAGAAGACGTGCCGTGCACTGAAGGGGCCTGCCATTGACAACCTGGCGTTCGAGTACGAGCGGGAGGGTCTGTACGAACAGGCCTATCAGCTGCTGAGCCGTTTCATCCAAGCTGAGGGCAGGAACGCTCGGCTGAGTCGGCTTGTCAAGGCCCTGGAGGAGACCAAACTGATAGGTGTTGCAGAAATCATGTTGGATCTCCAGCCCAAAGAGTGA
- the fbxl8 gene encoding F-box/LRR-repeat protein 8 isoform X1, whose protein sequence is MEFPEEVLAHIFSYLSLWDRYSSSLVCRAWAETMTHPSVWYYTEVRCESGAENCGLQRFCQLLNMVKHLKIIVCQLKEVASRDMAVRVLNLAADGDNRLRKLCISCTGDFPLFYSGEDILRSIEAVLLNETSGLSLREVDFREMPFTLSDQLIRNVAHRSPELRKLYINNQTLVCNVASDTIQEVLASCPQLSVLGVFYASLSEKVLSELLSPQRAPFQLLELFCERSDKYVPCISNEFWGGLRKRHPSLAVNIILNHTLPARKFLKILQPDMPVRELELITYTYLVGEIQFVTTNYGPSLEKLVLQTTSSAELDSALVDLATCCPRLREIHCYCVVSLPVVQAFLSRCPLLWRYTLKTRKEPHPWTCTVLK, encoded by the exons ATGGAGTTCCCGGAAGAGGTATTAGCGCACATTTTTTCCTACCTGTCGCTGTGGGACAGATACAGCTCCTCTCTGGTCTGTAGGGCATGGGCCGAAACAATGACACACCCTTCTGTGTGGTACTACACCGAAGTGAG ATGCGAGTCTGGAGCGGAAAACTGTGGCCTCCAGCGTTTCTGCCAGTTGCTGAACATGGTCAAGCACCTCAAAATCATTGTGTGTCAGCTGAAGGAGGTGGCGAGCCGCGACATGGCTGTTCGAGTGCTGAACCTAGCTGCTGACGGAGACAACCGCCTGAGGAAGCTCTGCATCTCCTGCACGGGGGACTTCCCTCTCTTCTATTCCGGCGAGGACATCTTGAGGAGCATCGAGGCCGTGCTGCTGAACGAGACCAGTGGTCTGTCGCTCCGGGAGGTGGACTTCAGGGAGATGCCTTTTACGCTCAGCGATCAGCTGATCAGAAATGTGGCCCATCGGAGTCCAGAATTGCGGAAGCTCTACATTAATAACCAGACCCTGGTCTGCAATGTGGCCTCTGACACAATTCAGGAGgtgctggcatcctgtccgcaGCTCAGCGTCCTGGGGGTGTTCTACGCCAGCCTGTCAGAGAAAGTTCTTAGTGAACTCCTCTCACCTCAAAGAGCCCCGTTCCAGTTGCTGGAGTTGTTCTGCGAGCGCTCCGACAAGTACGTGCCATGCATCTCCAACGAGTTCTGGGGGGGCCTGCGGAAGAGGCACCCATCCCTTGCTGTCAACATCATCCTCAACCACACCCTGCCAGCCAGGAAGTTCCTAAAGATTCTGCAGCCGGACATGCCTGTGCGTGAACTGGAGCTTATCACCTACACGTACCTGGTGGGCGAGATCCAGTTCGTTACCACCAACTACGGACCTTCGCTGGAAAAGCTGGTGCTGCAGACGACCTCTTCTGCAGAGCTGGACTCAGCACTGGTAGACCTAGCTACATGCTGCCCCCGTTTGAGGGAGATCCACTGCTATTGTGTGGTGTCTCTGCCTGTGGTCCAGGCTTTTCTCTCCAGGTGCCCACTCTTGTGGAGGTACACTCTGAAGACCCGAAAGGAACCCCATCCATGGACGTGCACTGTGCTAAAGTGA
- the fbxl8 gene encoding F-box/LRR-repeat protein 8 isoform X2, which translates to MGRNNDTPFCVVLHRSELKEVASRDMAVRVLNLAADGDNRLRKLCISCTGDFPLFYSGEDILRSIEAVLLNETSGLSLREVDFREMPFTLSDQLIRNVAHRSPELRKLYINNQTLVCNVASDTIQEVLASCPQLSVLGVFYASLSEKVLSELLSPQRAPFQLLELFCERSDKYVPCISNEFWGGLRKRHPSLAVNIILNHTLPARKFLKILQPDMPVRELELITYTYLVGEIQFVTTNYGPSLEKLVLQTTSSAELDSALVDLATCCPRLREIHCYCVVSLPVVQAFLSRCPLLWRYTLKTRKEPHPWTCTVLK; encoded by the exons ATGGGCCGAAACAATGACACACCCTTCTGTGTGGTACTACACCGAAGTGAG CTGAAGGAGGTGGCGAGCCGCGACATGGCTGTTCGAGTGCTGAACCTAGCTGCTGACGGAGACAACCGCCTGAGGAAGCTCTGCATCTCCTGCACGGGGGACTTCCCTCTCTTCTATTCCGGCGAGGACATCTTGAGGAGCATCGAGGCCGTGCTGCTGAACGAGACCAGTGGTCTGTCGCTCCGGGAGGTGGACTTCAGGGAGATGCCTTTTACGCTCAGCGATCAGCTGATCAGAAATGTGGCCCATCGGAGTCCAGAATTGCGGAAGCTCTACATTAATAACCAGACCCTGGTCTGCAATGTGGCCTCTGACACAATTCAGGAGgtgctggcatcctgtccgcaGCTCAGCGTCCTGGGGGTGTTCTACGCCAGCCTGTCAGAGAAAGTTCTTAGTGAACTCCTCTCACCTCAAAGAGCCCCGTTCCAGTTGCTGGAGTTGTTCTGCGAGCGCTCCGACAAGTACGTGCCATGCATCTCCAACGAGTTCTGGGGGGGCCTGCGGAAGAGGCACCCATCCCTTGCTGTCAACATCATCCTCAACCACACCCTGCCAGCCAGGAAGTTCCTAAAGATTCTGCAGCCGGACATGCCTGTGCGTGAACTGGAGCTTATCACCTACACGTACCTGGTGGGCGAGATCCAGTTCGTTACCACCAACTACGGACCTTCGCTGGAAAAGCTGGTGCTGCAGACGACCTCTTCTGCAGAGCTGGACTCAGCACTGGTAGACCTAGCTACATGCTGCCCCCGTTTGAGGGAGATCCACTGCTATTGTGTGGTGTCTCTGCCTGTGGTCCAGGCTTTTCTCTCCAGGTGCCCACTCTTGTGGAGGTACACTCTGAAGACCCGAAAGGAACCCCATCCATGGACGTGCACTGTGCTAAAGTGA